One window from the genome of Longimicrobiaceae bacterium encodes:
- a CDS encoding LON peptidase substrate-binding domain-containing protein — protein sequence MRRLPLFPLPVVLFPGALLPLHVFEPRYRQMMAYCLERDRRFGLVYHDPDRFGPFDTEPGRVGCVARIVEFQPLPDGRSLVLTEGLERFRIEDGIESGAPYFEALVEEYPDLDGARRGIVRRREASVELFHRVLQEALHHPGPLPPVSTRHETAFRLAQAVRIDPAWQQELLETRGERARLDRLDFLFRAILDGDDPHETDDE from the coding sequence ATGCGAAGACTCCCCCTCTTCCCGCTCCCTGTGGTGCTCTTCCCGGGCGCGCTCCTCCCGCTGCACGTCTTCGAACCGCGTTACCGGCAGATGATGGCCTACTGCCTGGAGAGGGACCGGCGCTTCGGGCTGGTCTACCACGACCCGGACCGCTTCGGACCGTTCGACACGGAGCCGGGGCGGGTGGGGTGCGTGGCCCGGATCGTCGAGTTCCAGCCCCTCCCGGACGGGCGCTCCCTGGTGCTCACGGAGGGGCTGGAGCGCTTCCGCATCGAGGACGGGATCGAGTCCGGCGCGCCGTACTTCGAGGCGCTGGTGGAGGAGTACCCGGACCTGGACGGGGCGCGGCGGGGGATCGTGCGGCGGCGGGAGGCCTCGGTGGAGCTCTTCCACCGGGTGCTGCAGGAGGCGCTCCACCACCCCGGCCCGCTCCCCCCCGTCAGCACCCGCCACGAGACCGCCTTCCGGCTCGCGCAGGCCGTCCGCATCGACCCGGCGTGGCAACAGGAGCTGCTGGAGACGCGGGGCGAGCGGGCGCGCCTGGACCGGCTGGACTTCCTCTTCCGGGCCATCCTGGACGGGGACGACCCACACGAAACCGACGACGAATGA